The following are encoded together in the Triticum dicoccoides isolate Atlit2015 ecotype Zavitan chromosome 6B, WEW_v2.0, whole genome shotgun sequence genome:
- the LOC119325167 gene encoding uncharacterized protein LOC119325167 produces MATATARRPSGPVLSIPSYRSASPTRVKLPAGGATRSPGKSVSVSSSSSAPAGAASKSRRSCMCSPTNHPGSFRCSLHKDRKQAAPSCNSKPGCPPSIGSAGSKQMGSALVRLVPMESGHWARRALAPSPAAQRKRVGGLRPRPSRLSAVSMAGDRAGDNHR; encoded by the coding sequence atggcgacggcgacggcgaggcggcccaGCGGCCCGGTCCTGTCGATTCCCAGCTACCGCTCCGCCTCGCCCACCCGCGTCAAGCTCCCCGCCGGTGGCGCTACACGCTCGCCGGGCAAGTCCGTCAGCGTTTCGTCCTCCTCCTCTGCCCCTGCCGGTGCCGCCAGCAAGAGCCGTCGGTCCTGCATGTGCTCCCCGACGAACCACCCGGGCTCTTTCCGGTGCAGCCTCCACAAAGACCGCAAGCAGGCGGCTCCATCTTGCAACAGCAAGCCTGGCTGCCCGCCGTCCATCGGCAGCGCCGGCTCGAAGCAGATGGGCAGCGCATTGGTGCGGCTTGTCCCCATGGAAAGTGGGCACTGGGCACGCAGGGCACTCGCGCCGTCCCCCGCAGCGCAGCGGAAACGCGTGGGCGGGTTGCGCCCCCGTCCGAGCAGGCTCTCCGCTGTGTCCATGGCCGGCGACCGCGCCGGCGACAACCACCGGTAG